In Petrotoga sp. 9PW.55.5.1, the genomic stretch ATCATTCTCAAATTATTTTAGCTGGTAGAAAAATAAACGATAATATGGGAAAATATGTTGCAGAACAAACAATAAAAAAATTAATAAAAGCAGATAGACAAATAAAAGGTTCAAAAGTAGCAATATACGGAGTAACATTCAAAGAAAATTGTCCTGATGTAAGAAATACAAAAGTAGTTGATATTATAGATGAACTAAAAGAGTATGGTGTTGAAACAATGGTTTATGATCCAGAAGCAGATAAAGAAGATTTAGAAAGAGAATATGGAATAAAATTAAACGAAGAAAAAAACATAAACAATATAGATGCAGTAATCCTAGCAGTACCTCACGATATTTTTAAAGAAATTGATTTAAAACAACTAAAAGAGAAATTTTCAAATAGTAAATATGTTCTTATAGATGTAAAAGGACTATTTGACAGAAAAGAAGCAGAAAAAGAAAACTATATTTATTGGAGGCTCTAATAATTGAATAAAAAATATAATGCTTTAGATAAAAATAAAAGATATCTAATAACTGGAGTAGCTGGGTTCATAGGATTTCATTTAGCAAAAAGATTACTCGATGAAGGCTGTTTTGTAATTGGATTAGATAACTTAAACGATTATTATGATGTAAACTTAAAAAAAGATAGGTTAAACATCATCAAACAATACAACAAATTCAAATTCTACTATGCCGATTTACAAGATAAACAAGCCTTAGAAAAGATATTCAAAGAAAATAAAATAGATATAGTTGTAAATTTAGCTGCTCAAGCTGGAGTTAGATACAGTCTTACTCACCCTGAAGCATATATCTATTCTAATATCGTTGGCTTTCTAAATATATTAGAGATGTGTAGACATAACAAAATAGAACATCTGGTTTATGCTTCATCAAGTTCAGTATATGGAATGAATGTAAAAATGCCTTTTTCTGTACATGATAACGTTGATCACCCTGTAAGTTTATATGCAGCAACAAAAAAATCTAATGAACTAATGGTGCACACTTACAGCCATTTGTATAATCTACCTACAACAGGCTTAAGGTTTTTCACGGTTTATGGACCTTGGGGTAGGCCAGATATGGCATTATTCTTATTCACAGATGCTATTGTTAATAATAAACCTATCAAAGTATTTAATTATGGAAAAATGAAAAGAGATTTCACTTATATAGATGATATTATTGAAGGGGTAGTAAGAGTATTAAACAATCCTCCCCACCCTAATCCAAATTGGGACAAAGAAAAAGCAGATCCAGGAACAAGCTCAGCCCCTTACAAGGTTTATAACATAGGAAATAACAAACCAGTAGAACTAATGGAATTCATAGAAACCTTAGAAAAAAAATTAGGTAAAAAGGCAAAAAAAGAATTTCTACCTTTACAAGACGGGGATGTGCCTGAAACTTATGCAGATATAGACGATTTGGTAAAAGACTTTGGTTTTAAACCAAACACTACCATAGAAGAAGGAATTGAAAAGTTTGTTGAGTGGTATGGAGAGTATAAAAAATAAAATAATTATTGAAAGTTGTAAAATTTAGTTTTTGAAAAAGTTTTTGAGCCATTAAAACCAGGGGATGTACCCGCTACATATGCTTCAACTAAACTCTTAGAAAAAGTTATTGGATTTAAACCAAAAACAAGTATAGAAGAAGGACTACAAAAATTCACAGATTGGTATGTAGATTATTATAACGTCAAATAAGATAAAATTCTCTTTCAAGGAGTGAGATATTTAATGTACAAAAATAAAATAAGTATTATAGGCACAGGATATGTAGGGTTAGTAAGTGGGGTGTGTTTAGCAGATTTTGGAAATACTATTATTAATGTTGATATAGATGAAGAAAAAATAAAGTTACTTAATGAAGGAATTCTACCAATATACGAGCAAGGATTAGAAGAAATAATGAAAAGAAACGTTGAAGCTGGAAGAATAACTTTCACTACAGATATAGCTACCGCTATTAAACAAAGTGAAGTTATATTTATCGCAGTAGGAACACCACCTGATGAAAATGGAAAGGCAGATTTAAAAGCTGTATTGTCTGTTGCAGAAAGTATTGGAAAACATATAAACGACTATAAAGTAGTTGTAGATAAATCTACAGTTCCAATAGGGACAGGAAGAAAAGTTGAAAGAGTAATCCAAGAACAAATGATCAAAAGAGGGGTAAATTATGAATTTGATGTAGCAAGTAATCCAGAATTTCTAAGAGAAGGCAAAGCTGTTCATGATTTTCTGCATCCAGACAGAGTAGTAATAGGAACAGAAAGTGAAAAAGCAAAAGAAATATTGAAAGAAGTATATCGAGCATTATATCTCAACGATACTCCTTTTGTTTTTACGAATCTTGAAACAGCAGAAATGATAAAATATGCTTCAAATGCTTTTTTAGCAACAAAGATATCTTTTATTAACGAAATATCTATTCTTTGCGAAAAAGTTGGAGCAGACGTGCAAAAAGTTGCAAAAGCTATGGGAATGGATGGAAGGATAAGCAGCAAATTCTTACATGCAGGGCCTGGTTACGGAGGAAGTTGTTTTCCAAAAGACACAAAGGCACTTGTAAATATAGCAAATGAATACGGAGTAGAGTTAAAGATAATCAAGGGAGCAATAGAAGCAAACGAAAGGCAAAAACTTTATATGGTAGAAAAGATAGAAACAAACTTGGGAGATTTAAAAGGTAAAAAGATTGGTATTTTAGGTTTAAGTTTCAAGCCAGAAACAGATGATATGAGAGAAGCCCCTTCTTTAACTATTATTCCAGAATTGATTAAAAAAGGAGCAACCATAACCGCATACGATCCACAGGGTATAAAAGAAGCTGTTTGGAGATTAAAAGAGTATGAGAAAGATATTGTATATTGTGCAAATGAATATGAAGTAATGAAAGGTGTGGATGCTTTAGTAATTCTAACAGAATGGAATCAATTCAGAAGGTTAGATTTAATAAGAGTAAAGAACTTAATGAAAGGTGATTATTTCTTTGATTTACGAAACATCTATGAAAAAGAAGAAATAGAAAATGTAGGATTAAAACATATTGGAGTCGGATTACCAGAAAGAAAAGACGGGGTTGATAAGCAAAATAAAAATAAAAAAGATATAATTTAAAACAATTCGGTTTTCTTCCAATATCCAATATTCGGGTGTGTGTTCGCTACCTTTACAAGACGGGGATGTGCCTGAAACTTATGCAGATATAGACGATTTGGTAAAAGACTTTGGATTCAAACCAAACACTACCATAGAAGAAGGAATTGAAAAGTTTGTTGAGTGGTATGGAGAGTATAAAAAATAAAATAATAGTGGTTAGCAATAAATTCAACTATTATCAATTAAAATAAATTAAAAAATGCATCCAAACACAAGGAAGTGATTCAATGAAGTTTCAGTATATTTATGATCATTCTCCAATTTTTTTTCAAAATTTTATGACTAGCGTTTATGGTTATAGCCTAAAACGTACCAGATATGGAAAATATTATCATGAACATATGCAATTATTGAATAAATTGCACTCATACTCAAAGGAACAGCTTCAAGCGTATCAATTTGAAGAGATGATGAAATTGTTACGATATGTCAACGAACATAGTAAATTTTATAATGAATTGTATAAAAATATCAACATAGATGATATAAAAGCAATTGAAGACATAAAAAAGCTTCCTATCGTTACTAAAGAAATGTTGAGGAAAAGCATCGAAGATGTTATTACCATTCCTAAAAAAGGAGCAGTTGCGGATCATACTGGTGGAACTACAGGTAAATCCTTGATTGTATATAATAGAGTTGAAGATATTCAGAAAAGAATGGCTGTCTTGGATTTTTTTAAACTAAAAAATGGCTTTGAGAATATAAAAATGAAGAAAGCAACTTTTATGGGAAAGCATATAGTGCCACCTAATCAAAAAAAGAAGGTATTTTGGCGATATAATAAACCAATAAAACAAATGCTTTATTCTTCCTTTCATTTAACAGAAGAGAACATTCCGTATTACATTGGCAGTTTAAATGATTTTAAGCCAGTTGCAATAGATGGGTTTGTATCTTCAATATATGAAATTGCTTTTTATATAAAAAGAAAAAATGTTAAATTGAAATTCCAGCCCAAAGTTATATTTCCAACAGCTGAAACTCTAACTGAAGATTATAGACAAACTATAGAAGAAGTTTTTAATTGTAATGTTCGTAATCAATACGCTTCTTCAGAGGGAGCTCCTTTCGTTTGGGAATGTGAATATGGAAATTTGCATTACGATATAACAACCGGGGTGATTGAAAACGATGATAATTCGAATGAAGTATTAGTTACCAGCTTTTTGAATTACGGTACACCACTAATTAGATACAAAATAGGGGATAGTATGATTTTTGAAGATTCAAGTAGAAGATGCGAATGTGGCTTTAATACTCCTTTAATTAAATCTATTGAAGGGAGAAAGGTTGACTATCTATACTCAACAAAAGGAGCTAAAATAAATCTTGGAAATGTTTCAAATATTTTTAAAAATGTTCCTAATACAATTATTAAAGCACAACTCATACAAGATAAAATAGATCATTTAATTGTAAAAATTGCGGTAGATAATAACTTTTCTTTAAAACACAAAGATTTATTAATAGATGAAATTAAACACAAATTTGGAAATGATATGAAAGTAGATATTGAAATTGTTGATGAAATCCCTAGGGGAAAAAGTGGAAAACATAGATTAATAGTGAATAAAGTAGAGAAGAATTTTTGATTACCTTTTTTATAACCTAATGGAGGAAGAAGCTTATGAAAATAGCCTTTGTTGGTGATATCGCGTTAATAGGCAAATATGATATTACTAAAAATCCTAACACAAAGATAAGGTTAAATAACTTATCTAAAAAATTAAAAGAATACGATTATGTAGTTGGAAACCTAGAATCTCCTTTAACAAATCGCGATCATACGTTAATATGTAAATCTATGCATTTACGATCAACACCAAAAAACGTAGAGCTTTTAAAAGATCTTAACATAAATGCTGTTTCTCTTGCAAACAATCATATTTTTGATTTTGGCAAAAAAGGTATGAATGAAACTATTAAAATATTAGAAGATAACGGAATTGAATGGTTTGGGGTAGACAAAAAATATTTATTAAAAGAAATAAAAGGCGAAAAAGTATCATTTAGTGGTTTTTGTTGTTATAGTACAAATGGTGCGGGGTATAGAAAAAAGAAAGCTATTATAGGAGTCAACCCTCTTATATCGGAGTCAATTATCGAGCAGATTCACTCCGATGAAAAGAATAATGCTTATAGTATTTTTTCATTTCATTGGGGGGATGAACACACAAATTTTCCTAATCCTGAACATGTTAGTTTAGTCAACAAACTAACATTGATTAAAGATATGCTAGTTGTTGGGCATCATCCACACGTTATACAAGGAATACAAAAAATCAAAAATTCATTTGTTGCTTATAGTTTAGGTAATTGTCTATTTGACGATGCTGTTTCTATTACAGGAAGGTGGATGCTTAAGCAAATTCCAGAAAACAAAAAATCATTTATTCTTGAAGTTGAAATTATTGATGGCGCTCTGAGTAATGTAGGATACGTTGGGTTTATAGATGATGATATTGAGGGCCTCAAATTTTATGATATAAAAGATGAAATTAAACTAATATCAGAACCGTTAGAAAAAGATTTATTGGGAAAAGAATATGAAAAAATGAGAAATAATCAGATAAGTAAATCTTTAGAATCTAAATTTGGCAAAAGAGATTGGAAATGGTTAATAAGTAGATTAAATTATTATTCGATTTGTGCGCGTATAAAAGGGAGATTTATGAAGAAAAAATATTTAAAAGAAGTTAAAAAATTTTTGGAGGAGCTTTGAAGATGAAAAAAGTTTTATATATTGGTAATTTTGATTTTCCTAATAATAATGCAGCAGGAAAAAGAGTATATTCCAATGGGAAAATTTTAGAAGAATTGGGTTATAAAGTTATTTTCGTAGGCTTGGATAGAAATTTGAACGGAGAAATTCCTTTAAAAGAAACAGAAAATATTTATGATGGATTTATATATTATAATTTTCCTTATCCACGTAGTAATCTTGATTGGTTAAATTATAGAAAAAATCTGAATTCTTTAATAGATTTATTTTTTATAGAAGAAATGGGAAAGGATGTACAGATTGTTATTTACTATGGAAGCTTATCTTTGTCAATATTTATTAAAAAACTAATGAGGTTTTGCAGGAAGCATCAGATTAATTTAATAGCTGATTGTACTGATCGACTAACCATCAAAACTAATAATCTAGCTTTAAATTTCGTAAAAGGGATAGATGAAACTTATTTGAAAACATATTTAAATAAAAAAGCGGATGGAATCATCACTGTTAGCAATTATTTAGCTAATTATTATAAAAACGCAGGTTGTAAAACTGTTATTATACCCCCGTTATCACCTAATAAGTATACAATTTCTGATATAGATTTTAATCTGGAAGATAAAAAAGTAATATCTTATGCCGGCATACCTTTTAGAAAAAATCAAAAGGATATGGATCCAAGTACTTTCAAAGACAGAATAGATAAGATGATAATGCTTCTACATATTGCAAAAAAAAGAGGGTGTAAATTTGTTTTTAATGTATTTGGATTAACTCAAAACGAATATTTGTACGCAATTCCATCTCATGGCAAAATAATTGATGAACTAGGTGAAAGTATTTGTTTTCATGGACTAACGACTAATGAAGAAGCTATAAAAAATATTAGAAAGTCGGACTTCACTTTTTTAGTTAGAGATGTTAAAAGAGATACATTAGCGGGATTTCCTACAAAAGTATCGGAAAGTATTAGTTGTGGAACTCCTGTAATAACAAATAGGACAAGCGATTTGGAAAATTATGTTATTGAAGGGAAAAATGGTTTTTTCATAGACACACTTGCCGGAGAAATAGATGAGAATAAGTTTATTGAGATTATGAATTTAGATAAAGAAAAAATAATCTTTATGAAAAATTATTGCATAAATAATAACATCTTTTATTATAAAGAATATAAAGACAAAATGGCAGATTTTTTGAATGAAGTTTTAAGTAATGGTAACTGAAAAATATAAACAAATGAATCAAAAAATTAAAAAAGTTGAGAAGATTATGCTTCCATTCTAATAAAACTGAAAAACCTAGTAGAAATTTATAATAAATCTTATTAAATAGAAAAAATGAATATGTTCTATAAAAAATGATTTATACTTTAGTAACTGATACCTTTAATATGGTTGGAAAGAATTATTATTTTATATTTTTATATAGTGTAATATTTAAGAAGGGGGCGTTTGAATTGGAAACAAAAAACTTCAAAGACAAAGTTTTATTAGTTACAGGCGGAACCGGTACTTTTGGTAATGCGGTAGTTAGAAGGTTTCTAAATACAGATATAAAAGAAATTCGAATATTCTCTCGTGATGAAAAAAAACAAGATGACATGAGAAGATATTATAAAAATGACAAGCTAAAATTTTTCATCGGAGATGTTCGAGATATACAAAGTGTTAGAAATGCAATGCATGGGGTAGAGTATGTATTTCAAGCAGCAGCTTTAAAACAAGTCCCCTCTTGCGAATTTTTTCCTTTGGAAGCTGTTAAAACAAACATATTAGGCACAGAAAATGTTTTGACAGCTGCGATAGAGTATCGAGTAAAAAAGGTTGTTTGTTTATCTACTGATAAAGCAGTTTACCCAATAAACGCTATGGGTATGTCAAAAGCCCTTATGGAAAAGGTTTTTGTTGCTAAATCTAGAACGGTAGATCCAGATAAAACTCTCATTTGTGGTACTCGATATGGCAACGTCATGGCATCAAGAGGTTCTGTTATTCCACTTTTTGTCTCACAAATAAAAAGCGGAAAGCCTCTTACCGTAACTAACCCAGATATGACAAGATTCTTAATGAGTATAGAAGAAGCAGTTGATCTTGTATTATATGCATTTGAAAATGGAAATCAAGGAGATAGATTTGTAAGAAAATCTCCTGCAACTACAATAGGCATACTAGCTCAAGCTTTAAAAGAGATCTTTGAAGTTGATAATGAAATAAAAATAATAGGAACAAGACATGGAGAAAAAATGCATGAAACTCTTCTAACAAAAGAAGAACACCTTGTTGCCCAAGATTTAGGAGATTTTTACAGAATACCTCCCGATATAAGAGACTTAAATTATGAAAAATATTTTGATCAAGGAACACTAGATTTATCAAAATATGAAGATTACAGATCAGATAACACTACTATTTTAAATTTAGAACAAACAAAAGAAAAATTACTCGCACTTGATTACATACAGATAGAACTTGAAGATTTTAAAAATGGTGGAACAACACCTGTTGCAAGTGAAGGGTTTTAAAACAAAGAAAGGTTGATGTTATGAATATATTAGTAACGGGATCAAAAGGATTTGTCGGGAGAAATTTAATCGCAGAATTAAAAAATTGTGGATACAGAAATATCTATGAGTTTGATGTTGATACACCAAAAGAAAAATTAGAAGAGTACTCAGAAAATTGTGATTTTGTATTTCATTTGGCTGGAGTAAATAGACCAGAAGATCCTAACGAATTTATGAAAGGAAATTATGGCTTTACGCTTGAATTGTTAGAAAAACTAAAAGCACACAACAATAAAAGCCCAATACTCTTAACTTCATCAATACAAGCTGAATTAGGCAATCCATATGGAAAAAGCAAAAAAGCGGGAGAAGATTTATTATTTCAATATTCAAAAGAAAATAACGTTGAGGTTTATGTATATAGACTACCTAATCTTTTTGGAAAATGGAGTAAGCCAAACTATAATAGTGTTGTAGCTACTTTCTGCTACAATATAGCAAGGGATTTAGAAATAAAAATAAACAATCCAGAATCAGAACTAACCCTGTGTTACATAGACGATGTCTTAGATGAATTTAAACGTGTATTAAAAAACAAACCAACAAAAAAAGGCGATTACTGTTATGTACCTGTAGCGTATAATACGTCAGTTGGAGAACTAGCACAAATAATAAAAAGCTTCAAAGAAACAAGAAAAAATTTAGATATTCCTAATATGTCAAATCCCTTTATTAAAAAATTGTACAGTACTTATTTAAGTTACTTACCAGAAGACAAATTGAGCTATGAATTAAAAATGAATATTGATAACAGAGGTTCTTTTACAGAGTTTATCAAGACTTTAGATAGAGGTCAAGTGTCAATAAACATTATAAAGCCTGGAATTACAAAGGGAAACCATTGGCATCATACAAAAAATGAAAAGTTTTTGGTAGCATATGGAGAAGGAGTTATTAGATTTAGAAAAATAGATTCTCAAGAAATTATAGAATACAATGTAAGTGGAGACAAGTTGGAAGTAGTAGATATTCCTCCAGGATACACTCACAATATAGAAAATGTAGGAAAAACAGACATGGTTACTGTTATGTGGGC encodes the following:
- a CDS encoding UDP-glucose/GDP-mannose dehydrogenase family protein, which produces MYKNKISIIGTGYVGLVSGVCLADFGNTIINVDIDEEKIKLLNEGILPIYEQGLEEIMKRNVEAGRITFTTDIATAIKQSEVIFIAVGTPPDENGKADLKAVLSVAESIGKHINDYKVVVDKSTVPIGTGRKVERVIQEQMIKRGVNYEFDVASNPEFLREGKAVHDFLHPDRVVIGTESEKAKEILKEVYRALYLNDTPFVFTNLETAEMIKYASNAFLATKISFINEISILCEKVGADVQKVAKAMGMDGRISSKFLHAGPGYGGSCFPKDTKALVNIANEYGVELKIIKGAIEANERQKLYMVEKIETNLGDLKGKKIGILGLSFKPETDDMREAPSLTIIPELIKKGATITAYDPQGIKEAVWRLKEYEKDIVYCANEYEVMKGVDALVILTEWNQFRRLDLIRVKNLMKGDYFFDLRNIYEKEEIENVGLKHIGVGLPERKDGVDKQNKNKKDII
- a CDS encoding polysaccharide biosynthesis protein, whose amino-acid sequence is METKNFKDKVLLVTGGTGTFGNAVVRRFLNTDIKEIRIFSRDEKKQDDMRRYYKNDKLKFFIGDVRDIQSVRNAMHGVEYVFQAAALKQVPSCEFFPLEAVKTNILGTENVLTAAIEYRVKKVVCLSTDKAVYPINAMGMSKALMEKVFVAKSRTVDPDKTLICGTRYGNVMASRGSVIPLFVSQIKSGKPLTVTNPDMTRFLMSIEEAVDLVLYAFENGNQGDRFVRKSPATTIGILAQALKEIFEVDNEIKIIGTRHGEKMHETLLTKEEHLVAQDLGDFYRIPPDIRDLNYEKYFDQGTLDLSKYEDYRSDNTTILNLEQTKEKLLALDYIQIELEDFKNGGTTPVASEGF
- a CDS encoding capsular polysaccharide biosynthesis protein CapF, yielding MNILVTGSKGFVGRNLIAELKNCGYRNIYEFDVDTPKEKLEEYSENCDFVFHLAGVNRPEDPNEFMKGNYGFTLELLEKLKAHNNKSPILLTSSIQAELGNPYGKSKKAGEDLLFQYSKENNVEVYVYRLPNLFGKWSKPNYNSVVATFCYNIARDLEIKINNPESELTLCYIDDVLDEFKRVLKNKPTKKGDYCYVPVAYNTSVGELAQIIKSFKETRKNLDIPNMSNPFIKKLYSTYLSYLPEDKLSYELKMNIDNRGSFTEFIKTLDRGQVSINIIKPGITKGNHWHHTKNEKFLVAYGEGVIRFRKIDSQEIIEYNVSGDKLEVVDIPPGYTHNIENVGKTDMVTVMWANEPFDPENPDTYYLEV
- a CDS encoding phenylacetate--CoA ligase family protein: MKFQYIYDHSPIFFQNFMTSVYGYSLKRTRYGKYYHEHMQLLNKLHSYSKEQLQAYQFEEMMKLLRYVNEHSKFYNELYKNINIDDIKAIEDIKKLPIVTKEMLRKSIEDVITIPKKGAVADHTGGTTGKSLIVYNRVEDIQKRMAVLDFFKLKNGFENIKMKKATFMGKHIVPPNQKKKVFWRYNKPIKQMLYSSFHLTEENIPYYIGSLNDFKPVAIDGFVSSIYEIAFYIKRKNVKLKFQPKVIFPTAETLTEDYRQTIEEVFNCNVRNQYASSEGAPFVWECEYGNLHYDITTGVIENDDNSNEVLVTSFLNYGTPLIRYKIGDSMIFEDSSRRCECGFNTPLIKSIEGRKVDYLYSTKGAKINLGNVSNIFKNVPNTIIKAQLIQDKIDHLIVKIAVDNNFSLKHKDLLIDEIKHKFGNDMKVDIEIVDEIPRGKSGKHRLIVNKVEKNF
- a CDS encoding glycosyltransferase, with the translated sequence MKKVLYIGNFDFPNNNAAGKRVYSNGKILEELGYKVIFVGLDRNLNGEIPLKETENIYDGFIYYNFPYPRSNLDWLNYRKNLNSLIDLFFIEEMGKDVQIVIYYGSLSLSIFIKKLMRFCRKHQINLIADCTDRLTIKTNNLALNFVKGIDETYLKTYLNKKADGIITVSNYLANYYKNAGCKTVIIPPLSPNKYTISDIDFNLEDKKVISYAGIPFRKNQKDMDPSTFKDRIDKMIMLLHIAKKRGCKFVFNVFGLTQNEYLYAIPSHGKIIDELGESICFHGLTTNEEAIKNIRKSDFTFLVRDVKRDTLAGFPTKVSESISCGTPVITNRTSDLENYVIEGKNGFFIDTLAGEIDENKFIEIMNLDKEKIIFMKNYCINNNIFYYKEYKDKMADFLNEVLSNGN
- a CDS encoding CapA family protein, which gives rise to MKIAFVGDIALIGKYDITKNPNTKIRLNNLSKKLKEYDYVVGNLESPLTNRDHTLICKSMHLRSTPKNVELLKDLNINAVSLANNHIFDFGKKGMNETIKILEDNGIEWFGVDKKYLLKEIKGEKVSFSGFCCYSTNGAGYRKKKAIIGVNPLISESIIEQIHSDEKNNAYSIFSFHWGDEHTNFPNPEHVSLVNKLTLIKDMLVVGHHPHVIQGIQKIKNSFVAYSLGNCLFDDAVSITGRWMLKQIPENKKSFILEVEIIDGALSNVGYVGFIDDDIEGLKFYDIKDEIKLISEPLEKDLLGKEYEKMRNNQISKSLESKFGKRDWKWLISRLNYYSICARIKGRFMKKKYLKEVKKFLEEL
- a CDS encoding NAD-dependent epimerase — protein: MNKKYNALDKNKRYLITGVAGFIGFHLAKRLLDEGCFVIGLDNLNDYYDVNLKKDRLNIIKQYNKFKFYYADLQDKQALEKIFKENKIDIVVNLAAQAGVRYSLTHPEAYIYSNIVGFLNILEMCRHNKIEHLVYASSSSVYGMNVKMPFSVHDNVDHPVSLYAATKKSNELMVHTYSHLYNLPTTGLRFFTVYGPWGRPDMALFLFTDAIVNNKPIKVFNYGKMKRDFTYIDDIIEGVVRVLNNPPHPNPNWDKEKADPGTSSAPYKVYNIGNNKPVELMEFIETLEKKLGKKAKKEFLPLQDGDVPETYADIDDLVKDFGFKPNTTIEEGIEKFVEWYGEYKK